One window of the Methanomassiliicoccaceae archaeon DOK genome contains the following:
- a CDS encoding ATP-binding cassette domain-containing protein, which yields MIEIRNLGKSFGDHEVLKDISLDVHKGEVISIIGPSGCGKSTFLRSINLLERPTAGSIVFEGIEILDPKTDIDLLRRRIGMVFQNFNLFPNKKVKENIMLAPVKLGIMTEEEASAKADELLARIGLQDKADQYPSRLSGGQQQRVAIARALEMNPDVMLFDEPTSALDPEMVGEVLKIIKDLADSGMTMLVVTHEMGFAREISDRVLFFNEGVIAEENTPDEFFGNPQNERLKDFLSKIL from the coding sequence CTGATTGAGATCAGGAACCTCGGGAAGTCCTTCGGGGACCACGAGGTCCTGAAGGACATTAGCCTGGACGTCCACAAGGGGGAGGTCATCTCCATCATCGGACCGTCCGGATGCGGGAAGTCCACCTTCCTGAGATCCATAAACCTGCTGGAGAGGCCGACCGCGGGCAGCATCGTCTTCGAGGGAATAGAGATCCTCGACCCGAAGACGGACATAGACCTGCTCCGCCGCAGGATCGGCATGGTGTTCCAGAACTTCAACCTCTTCCCCAACAAGAAGGTGAAGGAGAACATCATGCTGGCCCCGGTCAAGCTGGGCATCATGACAGAGGAGGAAGCCTCTGCCAAGGCCGACGAGCTCCTGGCCAGGATCGGCCTCCAGGACAAGGCGGACCAGTACCCGTCGAGGCTCTCCGGAGGACAGCAGCAGCGTGTGGCGATCGCCAGGGCGCTTGAAATGAACCCCGACGTGATGCTCTTCGACGAGCCCACGTCCGCTCTGGACCCGGAGATGGTCGGCGAGGTCCTGAAGATCATCAAGGACCTGGCCGACTCCGGGATGACCATGCTCGTGGTCACCCACGAGATGGGATTCGCCAGGGAGATCTCCGACAGGGTCCTCTTCTTCAACGAAGGGGTCATCGCGGAGGAGAACACCCCCGACGAGTTCTTCGGCAACCCGCAGAACGAGCGCCTCAAGGACTTCCTGTCCAAGATACTCTGA